From the genome of Paraburkholderia aromaticivorans, one region includes:
- the lptE gene encoding LPS assembly lipoprotein LptE, whose translation MTRRSFLTLACSVLMLSACGFQLRGQQDYAFKRLFIAGGSPAAAARLTRIVQGGSDTVVVTSVANADATLQITEGRGTSTLTLNSLGAVEEYAINLSMTYSLTAKDGTLLIPPSVIALNRAMTYSDQYSQAKSAEAEILFADMENDAIDQLTRRLSVVRTMHPTPDQQVPSIAPRAPLPPPPL comes from the coding sequence GTGACTCGCAGATCGTTTTTGACGCTGGCTTGCAGCGTGCTGATGTTGTCCGCCTGCGGCTTCCAGCTGCGCGGACAGCAGGACTACGCATTCAAACGCCTCTTTATCGCCGGCGGTTCCCCAGCGGCGGCCGCGCGCTTGACGCGTATCGTGCAAGGCGGCAGCGACACGGTCGTGGTCACTTCGGTCGCGAATGCCGACGCCACGTTGCAGATCACCGAAGGCCGCGGCACCAGCACGTTGACGCTGAACTCGCTGGGCGCGGTCGAAGAATATGCAATCAATCTGTCCATGACCTATTCGCTGACGGCCAAGGACGGCACGCTGCTGATTCCGCCGAGCGTGATCGCGCTGAACCGCGCGATGACCTATAGCGATCAGTATTCGCAGGCGAAATCGGCGGAAGCCGAAATTCTCTTCGCCGACATGGAAAACGACGCGATCGACCAGCTCACGCGCCGTCTGTCGGTCGTGCGCACGATGCATCCGACCCCGGACCAGCAAGTGCCGTCGATTGCGCCGCGCGCGCCGTTGCCGCCGCCGCCGCTGTGA
- the holA gene encoding DNA polymerase III subunit delta: MQLRLDALEAHLAKGLAGLYVVYGDEHLLAQEACDRIRATARAAGFTDRSVFTVERGFDWSSLLGASQSMSLFGDRQLVELRIPSGKPGKEGADALKALAAAVNDDVLTMITLPRLDAATQKSAWFTALSDAGVALKIDPVERAQLPNWVGQRLAAQGQRVAAGEEGRRALAFIAERVEGNLLAAHQEIQKLGLLYPAGSLSFEQVQDAVLNVARYDVFKLNEAMLAGDVGRLSRMLDGLRGEGEAAVLVLWAVVEEVRTLLRIKRGVAAGKPLAMLVRENRVWGPRERLIGPALSRVSEGTLEKALALAARLDRQVKGLSGGTPGNHRNDPPPDPWDGLFELAMTVASPKTAPVPPPRPRAGTAAPARRPA, from the coding sequence ATGCAACTGCGACTTGACGCGCTCGAAGCGCATCTCGCCAAGGGACTCGCCGGACTGTACGTCGTGTACGGCGACGAGCACCTGCTCGCGCAGGAAGCGTGCGACCGGATTCGCGCCACCGCGCGCGCGGCCGGCTTCACCGATCGCTCGGTGTTCACCGTGGAGCGCGGCTTCGACTGGAGTTCGCTGCTGGGCGCGAGCCAGTCGATGTCGCTGTTCGGCGACCGTCAACTGGTCGAGTTGCGCATTCCGTCGGGCAAGCCCGGCAAGGAAGGCGCGGACGCGCTGAAAGCGCTGGCCGCCGCCGTGAATGACGACGTGCTCACCATGATCACGCTGCCGCGACTCGATGCGGCCACGCAAAAGTCGGCGTGGTTCACGGCGTTGTCCGATGCCGGCGTCGCGTTGAAAATCGATCCGGTCGAGCGCGCGCAGTTGCCCAATTGGGTCGGCCAGCGGCTCGCGGCGCAGGGACAACGCGTGGCGGCCGGTGAAGAAGGGCGGCGCGCGCTGGCTTTTATCGCCGAGCGTGTGGAGGGCAATCTGCTCGCCGCGCATCAGGAAATCCAGAAACTCGGGCTGCTGTATCCGGCCGGGTCGCTGAGCTTCGAGCAGGTTCAGGACGCCGTGCTCAACGTCGCCCGTTATGACGTTTTCAAGCTGAACGAAGCGATGCTGGCCGGCGACGTCGGCCGCCTGTCGCGCATGCTCGACGGCTTGCGCGGCGAAGGCGAGGCCGCGGTGCTGGTGCTGTGGGCGGTGGTGGAAGAAGTCCGCACGCTGCTGCGGATCAAACGTGGCGTCGCGGCCGGCAAGCCGCTTGCCATGCTGGTGCGCGAGAACCGCGTGTGGGGTCCGCGTGAACGGTTGATCGGGCCGGCCTTGTCGCGTGTCAGCGAAGGCACGCTGGAAAAGGCGCTTGCGCTGGCGGCGCGGCTCGATCGACAGGTGAAGGGTTTGTCGGGCGGCACGCCGGGCAATCATCGCAACGATCCTCCGCCTGATCCGTGGGATGGTTTGTTTGAACTCGCCATGACGGTGGCTTCGCCGAAAACGGCGCCCGTGCCGCCGCCACGACCTCGGGCCGGGACTGCTGCACCGGCACGAAGGCCGGCCTGA
- a CDS encoding glutamate-5-semialdehyde dehydrogenase encodes MDIDQYMTDLGRRARQASRAMARASTAAKNAALAAVAEAIERDAASLKEANARDVAKAREKGHDAAFIDRLTLSDKALKTMVEGLRQVAALADPIGEISNLKYRPSGIQVGQMRVPLGVIGIIYESRPNVTIDAAALCLKSGNATILRGGSEALECNTALAKLIGEGLEAAGLPQDAVQVVATSDRAAVGKLITMTEYVDVIVPRGGKSLIERLMNEARVPMIKHLDGICHVYVDDRADLTKALTVCDNAKTHRYGTCNTMETLLVARGIAAQVLPPLGKLYRDKEVELRVDAAARAVLADAGVGPLVDATEEDWRTEYLAPVLAIKVVDDLDAAIEHINEYSSQHTDAIVTEDHDRAMRFLREVDSASVMVNASTRFADGFEFGLGAEIGISNDKLHARGPVGLEGLTSMKYVVLGHGEGRQ; translated from the coding sequence ATGGATATCGACCAGTACATGACCGACCTCGGCCGTCGCGCCCGCCAGGCATCGCGGGCAATGGCGCGGGCGTCGACGGCGGCGAAGAACGCCGCGCTTGCAGCCGTCGCCGAGGCGATCGAGCGCGACGCCGCCTCGCTGAAAGAAGCGAATGCGCGCGACGTGGCCAAGGCTCGCGAGAAAGGCCACGACGCCGCGTTCATCGACCGTTTGACGCTGTCGGACAAAGCGCTGAAGACGATGGTGGAAGGTCTGCGGCAAGTCGCCGCGCTGGCCGATCCGATCGGCGAGATCAGTAATCTGAAGTACCGGCCGAGCGGCATCCAGGTCGGTCAGATGCGCGTGCCGCTCGGCGTGATCGGCATCATCTACGAATCGCGTCCGAACGTGACGATCGACGCCGCGGCGCTCTGCCTCAAGTCGGGCAACGCCACCATTCTGCGCGGCGGTTCCGAAGCGCTCGAATGCAATACGGCGCTGGCGAAGCTGATCGGCGAAGGTCTGGAAGCCGCCGGCTTGCCGCAGGACGCCGTGCAAGTGGTGGCCACCTCGGACCGCGCGGCGGTCGGCAAGCTGATCACCATGACCGAATACGTCGATGTGATCGTGCCGCGCGGCGGCAAGAGCCTGATCGAGCGGCTCATGAACGAAGCGCGCGTGCCGATGATCAAGCACCTCGACGGCATCTGCCATGTGTACGTGGACGATCGCGCGGATCTGACCAAGGCGCTGACCGTCTGCGACAACGCCAAGACGCACCGCTACGGCACCTGCAATACGATGGAAACGCTGTTGGTTGCGCGCGGTATCGCGGCTCAAGTGCTGCCGCCGTTGGGCAAGCTGTATCGCGACAAGGAAGTCGAACTGCGGGTGGACGCCGCGGCGCGCGCGGTGCTGGCGGATGCGGGCGTGGGTCCGCTCGTCGATGCGACCGAAGAAGACTGGCGCACCGAATATCTCGCGCCGGTGCTGGCGATCAAGGTGGTGGACGATCTCGATGCGGCGATCGAGCACATCAACGAGTACAGCTCGCAGCACACCGACGCGATCGTCACCGAAGACCACGATCGCGCGATGCGCTTCCTGCGCGAAGTCGATTCGGCGAGCGTGATGGTCAACGCATCGACGCGTTTTGCCGATGGTTTCGAATTCGGTCTGGGCGCGGAGATCGGCATCTCGAACGACAAGCTGCATGCGCGTGGTCCGGTGGGACTCGAAGGGCTGACGTCGATGAAGTACGTCGTGCTCGGGCACGGCGAAGGCCGTCAATAA
- a CDS encoding CopD family protein: protein MLWVKTFHIVLVASWFAGLFYLPRIFVNLAMETEPAATARLLTMARKLFRFMTFIAVPALACGLWLWLVIGIGSGQGWIHAKVGVVVLLIVYHAYCGVLLRTFERGENRRSDKWYRMFNELPVLGMLAAVALVVIKPF from the coding sequence ATGCTTTGGGTCAAAACGTTTCATATCGTCCTGGTTGCTTCGTGGTTCGCCGGCCTGTTCTATTTGCCGCGCATCTTCGTCAATCTGGCGATGGAAACGGAACCCGCCGCAACAGCGCGGCTGTTGACGATGGCGCGCAAGCTGTTTCGCTTCATGACGTTTATCGCGGTGCCAGCGCTCGCGTGCGGGCTGTGGCTGTGGCTGGTGATTGGCATCGGCAGCGGGCAGGGGTGGATTCACGCGAAGGTCGGCGTGGTGGTGTTGCTGATCGTTTATCACGCGTATTGCGGCGTGCTGCTGCGGACTTTTGAGCGCGGTGAGAATCGTCGGTCGGATAAGTGGTATCGGATGTTTAATGAGTTGCCGGTGCTGGGGATGTTGGCGGCGGTGGCGTTGGTGGTGATCAAGCCGTTTTAA
- a CDS encoding nuclear transport factor 2 family protein encodes MKLSLGSKHEKNDRTAPDNLAGTVRSNTPPTQFIEINEMKSVIRPTFGALLLCLTISPAFAADQDETTLKALEQTWITAITNTDRSTLDKLLDDSFVETAPNGTRRSKSDLLLAPPPPPGSTQTLMDMDVRVSGDTAVVTGINHFRRNPASQPADYSFTDVFVRKPEGWRVISSQMVRR; translated from the coding sequence ATGAAACTATCGCTTGGCAGCAAACACGAGAAAAACGATCGCACGGCACCCGACAACCTGGCTGGAACAGTGAGATCCAATACTCCCCCAACTCAATTTATTGAGATTAACGAAATGAAATCCGTTATTCGCCCCACGTTCGGCGCCTTATTACTTTGCTTGACGATTTCGCCTGCATTTGCAGCAGACCAGGATGAAACAACGCTAAAGGCATTGGAACAGACCTGGATCACCGCGATCACCAACACCGACCGGAGTACGCTCGACAAACTGCTCGACGATTCTTTCGTGGAAACCGCACCTAACGGCACGCGTCGGAGCAAGTCCGACCTTTTGCTGGCGCCGCCACCGCCGCCCGGTTCAACCCAAACGCTGATGGATATGGATGTAAGAGTAAGTGGTGACACAGCCGTAGTCACGGGCATCAACCATTTCAGACGCAATCCGGCTTCCCAGCCGGCGGACTATTCGTTTACGGACGTGTTCGTCCGCAAGCCGGAAGGCTGGCGAGTCATCTCCTCACAAATGGTTCGCAGATGA
- a CDS encoding YadA-like family protein: MLLAAGVGGFASMQANAGALDGGTANGGSTSEAVGAGATTGGGWDVALGSNATTVSTPRSNSYGAIAIGGGAMAWGANSISPGANVAIGYQSVAGRSDDSTSQATAVGTWAQATNWATTAIGDAALASGNYTTVLGSQSTASGDQSTVVGAFTQASATNSTAIGEGANASTTGSVALGYGSTTTANLSAAGYNPGTGTLSGTASTANGEVSVGSAGAERRVTNVAAGSAATDAVNVSQLQSEDAKVNTINNNVNTLSNNVTNIAGNVTNISNTVNNITNGGGIKYFHANSTLADSSATGTDAVAIGGNAQATAANSVALGSNSTTTANLSAAGYNPGTGTLSGIASAANGEVSVGAAGKERRITNVAAGSAATDAVNVSQLQSEDAKVNTINNNVNTLSNNVTNIAGNVTNISNTVNNITNGGGVKYFHANSTLADSSATGTNSLAAGPAAVASAADAIALGNGAKATNAGAVALGAGSTTTTAVATSGTTIGGITYTFAGIAPSSTVSVGTVGSERTITNVAAGRLSATSTDAVNGSELFATNQQVTRNTTDITNLTNNMNIGSVGLVQQDATTRNITVAKATDGTLVDFTGTAGARQLTGVAAGAVNATSADAVNGSQLYGVSQSVADAIGGGSTVNTDGSISAPSYVVNGTTVHNAGDAISNLDNRVTQNTTDISTINSTLNNITTGSGVMYVHVNSTLADSLAKGAESVAIGGNAQSQAANSVALGSNSVADRANTVSVGAAGAERQITNVAAGTADTDAVNVAQLKASGVINTDGTTNAAVTYDHNADGSANYNSVTMGNGVAGGTKLHNVAAGSAADDAVNVSQMNAAISNVTNIINSGGNPLFAADGNHDTDAAMASGTHATAMGANAKASAANSVALGANSVADRANTVSVGSAGSERQITNVAAGTTATDAVNVGQLNEAIGASVGNLPAGTSAKDYTDQQINAVQNGVNQVAKNAYAGIAAATALTMIPDVDQGKTIAVGVGGGSYKGSQAVALGISARITQNLKMKAGAGTSSQGTTVGVGASYQW, from the coding sequence GTGCTACTGGCAGCCGGGGTAGGAGGCTTTGCTTCAATGCAGGCGAACGCGGGAGCACTGGATGGTGGCACGGCGAACGGAGGCTCAACGTCGGAGGCCGTAGGCGCGGGCGCGACTACTGGTGGAGGCTGGGATGTTGCGCTTGGGAGTAACGCGACGACGGTTTCTACCCCTAGAAGCAATTCGTACGGTGCCATTGCGATTGGAGGAGGAGCAATGGCATGGGGTGCAAATAGCATCAGTCCAGGAGCAAACGTCGCAATAGGCTATCAATCTGTCGCTGGCCGGTCCGACGATAGTACCTCGCAAGCAACTGCCGTGGGTACTTGGGCACAAGCAACAAACTGGGCAACGACTGCGATTGGCGACGCTGCTTTGGCGTCGGGTAACTACACGACAGTGTTAGGTTCGCAGTCAACGGCCAGCGGTGACCAATCCACCGTAGTCGGTGCTTTCACTCAAGCCTCCGCAACCAACTCCACTGCCATCGGCGAGGGCGCGAATGCGTCGACCACGGGTTCTGTTGCGCTGGGCTACGGATCGACGACGACGGCGAACCTGTCGGCAGCGGGGTACAACCCGGGTACTGGGACGTTGTCGGGTACGGCTTCGACGGCAAACGGTGAAGTGTCAGTGGGCTCGGCAGGAGCCGAGCGTCGTGTGACGAACGTGGCAGCCGGTTCGGCTGCGACGGATGCGGTGAACGTGAGCCAGCTGCAGTCCGAAGACGCCAAGGTGAACACGATCAACAACAACGTGAACACCCTGAGCAACAACGTCACGAACATCGCGGGGAACGTCACCAACATCAGCAACACGGTGAACAACATCACCAATGGTGGTGGCATCAAGTACTTCCACGCTAACTCGACGCTGGCGGATTCTTCGGCGACAGGCACGGATGCAGTGGCGATCGGCGGCAATGCCCAGGCGACGGCAGCGAACTCGGTGGCACTGGGTTCGAACTCGACGACGACGGCGAACCTGTCGGCTGCGGGTTACAACCCGGGTACGGGTACGCTGTCGGGTATCGCGTCGGCGGCCAATGGCGAAGTGTCGGTGGGCGCAGCAGGCAAGGAGCGTCGCATCACGAACGTGGCGGCCGGTTCGGCGGCCACGGATGCGGTGAACGTGAGTCAGCTGCAGTCCGAAGACGCCAAGGTGAACACGATCAACAACAACGTGAACACCTTGAGCAACAACGTCACGAACATCGCGGGGAACGTCACCAACATCAGCAACACGGTGAACAACATCACCAACGGTGGCGGCGTCAAGTACTTCCACGCGAATTCGACGCTGGCGGATTCGTCGGCCACAGGCACCAACAGCCTGGCAGCCGGCCCGGCAGCGGTGGCATCCGCCGCTGACGCAATCGCACTGGGCAACGGCGCGAAGGCAACCAACGCCGGCGCGGTGGCACTCGGCGCAGGTTCGACGACGACAACGGCGGTGGCAACCTCCGGCACGACGATCGGCGGCATCACCTACACGTTCGCAGGCATCGCTCCGTCGAGCACGGTGAGCGTGGGTACAGTGGGTAGCGAGCGCACGATCACGAACGTGGCGGCTGGCCGCCTGAGCGCGACGAGCACGGATGCGGTCAACGGCAGCGAACTGTTCGCAACCAACCAGCAGGTGACGCGGAACACCACGGACATCACCAACCTGACGAACAACATGAACATCGGTTCGGTGGGCCTGGTGCAACAGGACGCAACGACGCGCAACATCACGGTCGCAAAGGCCACCGACGGTACGCTGGTCGACTTCACGGGCACCGCAGGCGCGCGTCAACTGACGGGTGTGGCCGCAGGCGCAGTGAACGCGACGAGCGCGGATGCGGTGAACGGTTCGCAGCTCTACGGCGTATCGCAGAGCGTGGCGGATGCGATCGGCGGCGGTTCGACGGTCAACACGGATGGCTCGATCTCGGCCCCGTCCTACGTGGTGAACGGCACGACCGTGCACAATGCGGGCGACGCGATCAGCAACCTCGACAACCGTGTGACGCAGAACACCACCGACATCAGCACGATCAACAGCACGCTGAACAACATCACCACGGGTAGCGGCGTCATGTACGTGCACGTGAACTCGACCCTGGCTGACTCGCTGGCGAAGGGTGCGGAATCGGTGGCAATCGGCGGTAACGCGCAATCGCAGGCAGCGAACTCGGTGGCATTGGGTTCGAACTCGGTGGCTGATCGTGCCAACACGGTGTCGGTGGGCGCGGCCGGTGCGGAGCGCCAGATCACGAACGTGGCGGCCGGTACGGCGGACACGGATGCGGTGAACGTCGCGCAGTTGAAGGCGTCGGGTGTGATCAATACGGATGGCACGACCAACGCCGCCGTCACGTACGACCACAACGCGGACGGCTCGGCCAACTACAACAGCGTCACGATGGGTAACGGTGTAGCGGGCGGCACGAAGCTCCACAACGTGGCGGCAGGCTCGGCCGCTGACGACGCGGTCAACGTCAGCCAGATGAACGCGGCGATCTCCAACGTCACGAATATCATCAATTCGGGGGGCAACCCGCTGTTCGCAGCCGACGGGAACCATGACACGGACGCCGCAATGGCCAGCGGCACGCATGCCACGGCAATGGGCGCGAACGCGAAGGCGAGCGCGGCCAATTCGGTGGCGCTGGGTGCGAACTCGGTGGCGGACCGTGCGAACACGGTGTCGGTGGGCTCGGCGGGCAGTGAACGCCAGATCACCAACGTCGCGGCCGGTACGACTGCTACCGACGCCGTCAACGTCGGCCAGCTGAACGAGGCGATCGGCGCGTCGGTCGGCAATCTGCCGGCCGGTACGTCGGCGAAGGACTACACCGACCAGCAGATCAACGCGGTGCAGAACGGCGTGAACCAGGTCGCGAAGAATGCGTACGCCGGTATCGCGGCCGCTACGGCGCTGACGATGATTCCGGACGTCGATCAAGGCAAGACGATCGCGGTCGGTGTCGGCGGTGGCTCGTACAAGGGCTCGCAGGCTGTGGCGCTCGGCATCTCGGCACGCATCACCCAGAACCTGAAGATGAAGGCCGGCGCGGGCACGAGCTCGCAAGGCACGACGGTGGGCGTGGGGGCTTCCTACCAGTGGTAA
- a CDS encoding OmpA family protein — MNPTLFKSPRVLLLGAFVTFLAACTTQSGPTYTLHAVSVPNQQAPIYRVSCEGLFESPKSCVRVAGQTCKNQPVTWLEAVDRVSDGAPKKDARELTFMCGTPAVAQPAPPQAPQAASQQPVPQPPAAQPQAKQVAPQVRLLLQGNANFATDSAVLSPVAKKNLDDFLRLNQGVNLPRVTVVGYTDATGSEAHNLNLSQARAAAVVQYLRDGGLRAGQFVARGLGSADPVASNATAEGRMQNRRVDVRVLAE; from the coding sequence ATGAACCCAACTCTTTTTAAGTCGCCGCGCGTGCTGCTGCTCGGCGCGTTTGTGACGTTCCTTGCTGCGTGCACCACGCAGTCGGGCCCCACCTATACGCTTCACGCAGTGAGCGTGCCGAACCAGCAGGCGCCGATTTATCGGGTCAGCTGCGAGGGACTCTTCGAAAGCCCGAAGAGTTGCGTGCGTGTGGCTGGGCAGACCTGCAAGAATCAACCGGTGACATGGCTCGAAGCCGTTGATCGCGTAAGCGACGGCGCGCCGAAGAAAGACGCGCGCGAATTGACCTTCATGTGCGGCACACCGGCTGTGGCTCAGCCGGCGCCGCCACAGGCTCCGCAGGCGGCTTCACAACAGCCGGTTCCGCAACCGCCGGCTGCGCAGCCCCAAGCAAAACAGGTGGCGCCGCAGGTTCGCCTCCTGCTGCAAGGCAACGCGAACTTCGCGACGGATAGCGCGGTGCTGAGCCCCGTTGCAAAGAAAAACCTCGACGACTTCCTGCGCTTGAATCAGGGCGTCAACCTGCCTCGCGTGACGGTGGTAGGTTATACCGACGCGACGGGCTCGGAAGCACATAACCTGAACCTCTCCCAGGCGCGGGCCGCCGCTGTCGTGCAATACCTGCGTGACGGCGGCCTGCGCGCCGGGCAATTCGTCGCACGAGGCTTGGGCAGCGCCGATCCGGTGGCGTCGAATGCGACGGCGGAAGGCCGCATGCAAAACCGCCGCGTGGACGTTCGCGTACTCGCGGAGTAA
- a CDS encoding MurR/RpiR family transcriptional regulator — translation MMLSQVEEMRDQLRPSERKLADYVIEAPREVLDLSMTEVAARAGVSQPTIARFCHALGFSGFREFKIRLAQGIASGVPTVYRDVRPDEGAPGLIAKVFDRTIGTLIEVRNSLSPDSVEAAVELLANAARIEFYGAGGSGIAAQDIQHKFFRLGMPSVAYSDPHTYSMSAALLGHGDVVVAVSNTGRTRDIIEAARSALARGAKVIAITHGSSPLARVASICLFSNVVEENDVFSPMTSRMSHLAIGDILAVGVALKRGPELVERVGQAKGVIGRLRVDDEG, via the coding sequence ATGATGCTGTCCCAGGTGGAAGAGATGCGCGACCAGTTGCGGCCATCCGAGCGCAAACTGGCCGACTACGTGATCGAGGCGCCGCGCGAAGTGCTCGATCTGTCGATGACCGAAGTAGCCGCCCGCGCAGGCGTGAGCCAGCCAACCATCGCGCGGTTTTGCCATGCGCTCGGCTTTTCGGGGTTTCGCGAGTTCAAGATCCGGCTTGCGCAAGGCATTGCGTCGGGTGTGCCGACCGTCTATCGGGACGTGCGGCCGGACGAGGGCGCGCCCGGTCTGATCGCCAAAGTCTTCGACCGCACCATCGGCACGCTGATCGAGGTGCGCAACAGCCTGTCGCCGGATAGCGTCGAAGCCGCCGTCGAACTGCTGGCGAACGCGGCGCGCATCGAGTTCTACGGAGCGGGCGGCTCCGGGATTGCCGCGCAGGATATTCAGCACAAGTTTTTCCGGCTCGGCATGCCGAGCGTCGCGTACTCCGATCCGCATACCTATTCGATGTCGGCGGCGCTGCTCGGACACGGCGACGTGGTGGTCGCGGTATCGAATACCGGCCGCACCCGCGACATCATCGAAGCCGCGCGTTCGGCGCTTGCCCGTGGCGCGAAAGTGATCGCGATCACGCATGGCAGCTCACCGCTCGCGCGGGTCGCGTCGATCTGTCTGTTCTCGAACGTGGTCGAGGAAAACGATGTGTTTTCGCCGATGACATCGCGCATGTCGCATCTGGCGATCGGCGACATTCTGGCGGTCGGCGTCGCGCTCAAGCGCGGGCCCGAACTGGTGGAGCGGGTGGGACAGGCGAAAGGCGTGATCGGCCGCTTGAGGGTCGACGACGAGGGTTGA
- the edd gene encoding phosphogluconate dehydratase, with product MVSPHSQLLKVTQRVVERSKPTREAYLARIEQAQGRFPARGALSCANLAHGFAGLEGNDKLVIKQIREPNIGIVSAYNEMLSAHAPYKNYPDIIKQAARENGGVAQFAGGVPAMCDGVTQGNAGMELSLFSREVIAMSTAVALTHNMFDAALCLGICDKIVPGLLIGALQFGHLPTIFVPAGPMGSGLSNDDKAKTRQLFATGQCGRDALLEAEAAAYHSHGTCTFYGTANSNQMLMELMGLHLPSSAFVHPHTPLRDALTAQAARRVLDLTVERGNYTPIGHVIDEKAIVNGIVALLATGGSTNHTLHLVAIARAAGIVIDWDDFDALSQAVPLLAKIYPNGKADVNHFHAAGGVAFLVRNLLEGGLLHEDVNTVAGKGLKHYTEEPKLIDGKLQWVPGAQNSEDTAVLRGIKEPFQPDGGLRLMQGKLGRGVIKISAVAAQHRKVKAPAIVFDSQEAVQEAFDKGELKRDFIAVVRFQGARANGMPELHRLTPLLGVLQDQGFHVALVTDGRMSGASGKVPAVIHLSPEALLQGPIGKVRTGDMLVIDAEAGVLDIEIDAAQWAARPNAQPLHQAENEVGFGRELFGVFRAAAAPAEQGASVFGAMVGERSAHHGEAAKAHTAKHTSTTQAS from the coding sequence ATGGTTTCCCCGCATTCGCAATTGTTGAAGGTCACGCAACGCGTGGTCGAGCGCAGCAAGCCCACGCGCGAGGCGTATCTGGCCCGCATCGAACAGGCGCAAGGCCGGTTTCCGGCGCGCGGCGCGCTCTCGTGCGCCAATCTGGCCCACGGTTTCGCCGGGCTCGAAGGCAACGACAAGCTCGTCATCAAGCAGATTCGCGAGCCGAACATCGGCATCGTGTCCGCGTACAACGAAATGTTGTCGGCCCACGCGCCGTACAAAAACTACCCGGACATCATCAAACAGGCCGCGCGTGAAAACGGCGGCGTCGCGCAATTCGCGGGCGGTGTGCCGGCCATGTGCGACGGCGTCACGCAAGGCAACGCGGGCATGGAACTGTCGCTGTTCTCGCGCGAAGTGATCGCGATGAGCACGGCCGTCGCGCTGACGCACAACATGTTCGACGCGGCGCTGTGCCTCGGCATCTGCGACAAGATCGTGCCGGGCCTGCTGATCGGCGCGCTGCAGTTCGGCCATCTGCCGACCATCTTCGTGCCGGCCGGCCCGATGGGCAGCGGCCTGTCCAACGACGACAAAGCCAAGACACGCCAGCTATTCGCCACCGGCCAGTGCGGCCGCGACGCGCTGCTCGAAGCGGAAGCCGCCGCGTATCACAGCCACGGCACCTGCACGTTCTACGGCACGGCCAACAGCAATCAGATGCTGATGGAACTGATGGGACTGCATCTGCCGAGTTCGGCTTTCGTGCATCCGCATACGCCGCTGCGCGACGCATTGACCGCGCAGGCCGCGCGCCGCGTGCTCGATCTGACGGTCGAGCGCGGCAACTACACGCCGATCGGCCATGTGATCGACGAGAAGGCGATCGTCAACGGCATCGTCGCCTTGCTGGCGACGGGCGGCTCGACCAATCACACGCTGCACCTGGTGGCGATTGCTCGCGCGGCGGGCATCGTGATCGATTGGGACGACTTCGACGCGCTGTCGCAAGCGGTGCCGCTGCTCGCGAAGATCTATCCGAACGGCAAGGCCGACGTGAACCACTTCCACGCGGCCGGCGGCGTGGCGTTCCTGGTGCGCAATCTGCTGGAAGGCGGCTTGCTGCACGAGGACGTCAACACGGTCGCGGGCAAGGGTCTCAAGCACTACACCGAAGAGCCGAAGCTGATCGACGGCAAGCTGCAGTGGGTGCCGGGCGCGCAAAACAGCGAAGACACGGCCGTGCTGCGCGGCATCAAGGAGCCGTTCCAGCCGGACGGCGGCCTGCGTCTGATGCAGGGCAAGCTCGGCCGCGGCGTGATCAAGATTTCGGCGGTCGCGGCGCAGCATCGCAAGGTGAAGGCACCGGCGATCGTGTTCGATTCGCAGGAAGCCGTGCAGGAAGCGTTCGACAAAGGCGAGCTGAAGCGCGACTTCATTGCCGTGGTGCGCTTCCAGGGCGCGCGCGCAAACGGCATGCCTGAGCTGCATCGTTTGACGCCGCTGCTCGGTGTGTTGCAGGATCAAGGTTTCCACGTCGCGCTGGTGACCGACGGCCGTATGTCCGGCGCGTCGGGCAAGGTGCCGGCGGTGATTCACCTGTCGCCGGAAGCGTTGCTGCAAGGGCCGATCGGCAAGGTGCGCACGGGCGACATGCTGGTGATCGATGCCGAAGCCGGCGTGCTCGACATCGAGATCGACGCGGCGCAATGGGCCGCGCGGCCGAACGCCCAGCCGCTGCATCAGGCGGAAAACGAAGTCGGCTTCGGCCGCGAACTGTTCGGTGTGTTCCGCGCGGCGGCGGCGCCGGCGGAGCAGGGTGCGTCGGTATTCGGCGCGATGGTGGGCGAGCGTTCGGCGCATCACGGCGAAGCGGCCAAAGCTCACACGGCAAAACACACAAGCACCACTCAAGCCAGCTAA